The region agctgagaTATATGTGGGTTGGTGAGGGAGGTGATCCTTGtagggtgcaatttatttttctgatgtaaaaaaaataaagggtGTATCttataagaaaaatgtttttatttgaGAAAATAAGAATAGATCGCGACGGTTAGATTTAATCATTAATagttaagattaaaacaaaaatttatgtgacttttttaaaaagtcacatgacatttttaagtggtcatgtgaccattaattaaattgttttaatcttgacagTTCATGATTAAATCTAacagtcgtgatttattctcatgttaTCATTTAAAAACATATTTCTCATGAGATacgtcatatatatatatatatatatatatatatatatatatatatatatatatatatatatatataccctttggtgttctttttatgaaactctTGTCATAAATCTTAGGAAATTACTTTGatgttttctttgtaaaaatgttaacttgtctacaaaaaaattaatctttCTATTGATTTTCATTCCCTTATTGATCATCATCATTGAAATTTCTTTGGCTCTGGTTCTTCAAGTATGAGTTAGCAATTTCTTTCATGCTTTACTCGAATGTATTTGTAAAATACATATAAATTGAATTCATACATTGATATcattaaaatgattttatacAATCAATCACATTatcaattaaatatataaaacatTTAAGTTAAGAGTGAACCACTTTTTATCAAAATGTTGCGTGTTTGATTTTTGCCGTAAATAAGACATTTGTGTTGATAGATGGTTTGTAAGTATCTCTATAAATGATATACAGTCTCAGATGCGCCGTGACCCGTGGTGTTGACTGAAGTCGAACCCActcaaacttaaaaaaaaaaatcaatgcatATACATTTTTCTCATgaaaacaacaataataattccTATTTCATGATTCACATGTGAAATGAAATGCACACACACACAATTTGAATTAGAAACAGAAAGACATGACAAGGACCCATTGTTGTATGCACAAAGCATGTAAAGCCAATTTGAAGTGAAAAACAGAGAGATGAAGGTGTCTCTGTTTTGGCGCTTTCATTAAGACTCACACACACTCATTTATTTCTTCTACAGTTTCCATCGCCATCCTCAGTTTCCTAGAAAACTGTCAACCCATTTTCTTCACCCTTTCATCTCTACTCTTcgatcatcaccaccaccaccagcatttTCCACTTCTTCCTCTGTTCTGGTTCACCGAAAATGGGGTTTGTTGGAAGTTTCTTGGGGATTTTTGGTTTTGCCATTGGAATACCCTTTGGCCTCTTGCTGGGGTTCTTTCTCTTTGTTTATTCAGAGACCAAACAAGTGAAGGTTACTGTTCTTGCATGATTCACCTACATGCATTCAATAAAATTCAATGCAGatgcatttttttataaacagtGTTGTGGGAActgaatttttgttttttctttttgggatgAAGAATTTAAGACCCCATTTTCATTTTGGAATCTGGGTATGCTTCAAAATTTGatcttttgtttgtttgttgcaggACCCAGTTGTGAGACCTATTAGTGAATTAGGCCCAATTGCTCTGCAAGAACTTCTACCTGAGATTCCTCTGTGGGTGAAGACACCTGATTATGAAAGAGTAAGTTTTTTCTTGTATGTTCTGAGCTTTTTGATGATGTTACTGTGTTTGATAAATTGCATGGTTCTTTCTTCAGGTTGATTGGATGAACAAGTTTTTATTGGATATGTGGCCTTACTTAGAAAAGGTATTTCAGTAATTCATGAGGGTGAATTCATCCTCTTATTGGATGATTCTTGACTGGTGTTTGATTTTGTGGCACAGGCAATTTGTGGGATGATTAGAACCACAGCACAACCAATATTTGCTGAATACATTGGAAAGTACCAGATCAAAGCAATTGAGTTTGACAAGTTAAGCCTTGGTACTCTTCCTCCTACTATCTGTGGTAAGTCTTTCCCCAAATTGTTTATTTTTGCAAATATTTTGTTCAAACTTCTTCCCAGAAGATAGAAATGGTTTACCATTTAATCTGAAATTCCATTGGCCTAGAAGAATTTTGAATTAGAATACCTAAGGATGGTTTTCACCCAGGAGGTTTGACAATGATTAAGGATATATCTTATGTGTTAAATATGAATCCTTGGAAGTTTGAATTGGAGTACAAATGCAGTTTAGCTCAGAACATTAAGTGCACTTGAATAAATTTTGGTGAGGTAACCAGCACTATAGAGATGTTGTTTTCTGTTTGTCCACGTCAAAGGTCGATTTACTTTATAAAGTTCAGTCACACAACACATTTGCGGCCTTTATTATCTGATAGGTTACGAGGTGTAAAGGTTTAGTGTTAAAGTCCACATTGTAATTCTGCAGGTATTAAAGTTTTAGAaaccaatgaaaaggaattggTCATGGAGCAAGTTATCAAATGGGCTGGCAATCCAAACATAGTGTTGGCTTTGTATGTGTCATCTTTGAAGATCACGGTTCAGGTCAGATAAGCCTTGAGTTACAATCCTAAATAATTCATGTTTTTCTAGTTCCTTCAAGATTGATGCTATCCTTCCAGGAATTCATTTTTATTCTTCTCAGTTGACAGACTTACAAATATTTGCAACACCGCGGGTAACTTTAAGACCTTTAGTGCCTACATTTCCATGTTTTGCAAAGACTGTGGTATCTTTGATGGAGAAGGTAAAGGAAGTGTCGTATTCAATTCTAATTTCTCTTCATGTCTTTTCTAATATAGTCAGAACAAATTCATTATTTTGTGATAATTTTGTTCAACGCTCAGCCTCATGTGGATTTTGGGATGGCAATATCAGGAGCGGACATCATGTCGATACCTGGTCTTTATAGATTTATTCAGGTACttacatttattattattagtttttttgCTGATAATGGTTGCTATGGTTGAACTGTCTACCAAGTACCAACTTGACTAAACAAAAGCTAACTTAcactttttttatgttttacttTTTCTGGATTAAAATTTTCACAGTAGTAAACTTTATTGTGAATAAAAACTTCTGATTTTCTCCCCTATACATCATGGAATTCAGTTAATCACTACAAATACACAAGGGTAGTTTTAGGATTTTTGTGGATTTAGATTATGCAACTTGTTACTCCTATGCTCATTTATTTTTCAGTTCTTTGATGGACTGTtagattgttacttgttagttCCCTTGCAAATTCTATAATgttattttgttgttattttattGTTATCATCTTTTTTTCCTGCAATTTTAATTGGCATGGTGTTTGACAATTGAGCTGGACTTCCACTTTAACTACTTCTGCTGCTTacagaaaacaataaaaaaacaagTTGCAAGCCTCTATCTCTGGCCTCAAACCCTGGAAATTCCCATTCTTGATGAATCAACGTAAGTTTGAATGAATGATAGTGTTTATGTGCTCACAGAAATAATTTTCAAGGTCTAAAAGCTTTGTAAATTTTTATCCTGCTATTTTACAAACATATATGCGACCTGGTCCTTATCTAAAGAAGTTGACATAATTGGCATACTGTTGCTAGATTACACAAAGCTTCAACCAGACATCTTACTAGAATTATGTTACTATTAAACATATGATCTTATTGTTACAGCATTTGATGAGAAAAAATACTGCAAGTCGCCTAAGTTCACATAAACTTTCTGTTTTCTTCTATGATGAAAATGAGCTTCTGAAATTGGTTCTTGATACTTTTGTTTACATCTCTATAGGGTGGCGATAAAGAAGCCTGTGGGAATACTACATGTGAATGTGGTTAGGGCACTTAAGCTTTTGAAGATGGATTTGCTGGGAACTTCTGATCCTTATGTGAAACTAAGCATGACTGGGGAAAAACTTCCAGCAAAGAAAACCACTGTCAAGAGGAAAAA is a window of Lotus japonicus ecotype B-129 chromosome 5, LjGifu_v1.2 DNA encoding:
- the LOC130721182 gene encoding synaptotagmin-3; this encodes MGFVGSFLGIFGFAIGIPFGLLLGFFLFVYSETKQVKDPVVRPISELGPIALQELLPEIPLWVKTPDYERVDWMNKFLLDMWPYLEKAICGMIRTTAQPIFAEYIGKYQIKAIEFDKLSLGTLPPTICGIKVLETNEKELVMEQVIKWAGNPNIVLALYVSSLKITVQLTDLQIFATPRVTLRPLVPTFPCFAKTVVSLMEKPHVDFGMAISGADIMSIPGLYRFIQKTIKKQVASLYLWPQTLEIPILDESTVAIKKPVGILHVNVVRALKLLKMDLLGTSDPYVKLSMTGEKLPAKKTTVKRKNLNPVWNEKFKLIVKDPQSQVLQLQVYDWDKVGGHDKLGMQLVPLKLLKPYENKEFTLDLLKDTNINETPNKKPRGKIVVDLTFVPFREDSIKFGGSSDRYERKDSGVDSVSDDEVQDGAGLLSVVIQEADEVEGEHHNNPYAVLTFRGEKKRTKMMRKTRHPRWNEEFQFMLEEPPLHEKIHIEIMSKRKSFSFLSKESLGHVEINLSDVVHNGRINDKYHLINSRNGVMHVELRWKVV